Proteins co-encoded in one Rhodococcus sp. PAMC28707 genomic window:
- the ftsE gene encoding cell division ATP-binding protein FtsE translates to MISTTNVSKSYKTSTRPALDNVTVSVDKGEFVFLIGPSGSGKSTFMRLLLKEESPTSGDIHVADFHVNRLASRRVPRLRQSMGCVFQDFRLLQQKTVVENVAFALEVIGRPRSMIKRTVPEVLELVGLGGKSDRLPSELSGGEQQRVAIARAFVNRPLVLLADEPTGNLDPDTSQDIMMLLERINRTGTTVLMATHDNHIVDSMRRRVVELDNGRVVRDEARGVYGVGR, encoded by the coding sequence GTGATCAGCACCACGAATGTGTCCAAGTCGTACAAGACGTCGACCAGGCCTGCTCTGGACAACGTGACCGTTTCCGTGGACAAGGGCGAGTTCGTCTTTCTCATCGGACCATCGGGTTCGGGCAAGTCGACGTTCATGCGTCTGCTCTTGAAAGAAGAGAGCCCGACCTCAGGGGACATCCACGTAGCGGACTTTCACGTCAATCGGCTCGCGTCACGACGGGTTCCACGGTTGAGGCAGAGCATGGGTTGTGTTTTCCAGGATTTTCGGTTGCTGCAGCAGAAAACCGTCGTCGAGAACGTCGCATTCGCCCTGGAAGTAATCGGCAGGCCGCGCTCGATGATCAAGCGGACAGTGCCCGAGGTCCTCGAATTGGTCGGGCTCGGTGGTAAGTCCGATCGTTTGCCCTCCGAGTTGTCCGGCGGCGAACAACAACGCGTCGCGATCGCACGCGCATTCGTCAACCGACCTCTGGTTCTGTTGGCCGACGAGCCGACCGGAAACCTCGATCCCGACACCAGCCAAGACATCATGATGCTGCTCGAGCGGATCAACCGAACTGGCACGACGGTCCTCATGGCTACCCACGACAATCACATCGTCGACTCGATGCGGCGACGCGTCGTCGAACTGGACAACGGCCGAGTGGTGCGAGACGAGGCTCGCGGGGTCTACGGCGTGGGCAGATAG
- the ftsX gene encoding permease-like cell division protein FtsX, whose product MRASFIFSEVLTGLRRNITMTIAMILTTAISLGLFGGGLLVVQMAGKTQQIFLDRVEVQIFLTDDISATDPECAQDTCAALRRDLESTPSVVSVEYLNRDDAVKDATERVFKDQPELAQLVSPDSFPASFKVKLSDPERFGVINDNFAERPGVQSVLNQRDLVERLFSVLNGVRNAAFAIAIVQAIAAVLLIANMVQIAAFTRRTEVGIMRLVGATRWYTQLPFLLEAVVAAIIGSALAIAGLFGAKNIFIDDVLADVYEANILARISNSDVLLVSPFLALVGIGMAAVTAYITLRLYVRE is encoded by the coding sequence ATGCGCGCAAGTTTCATTTTCAGTGAGGTTCTGACCGGACTTCGCCGCAACATCACCATGACCATCGCCATGATTCTCACGACCGCGATCTCGCTCGGCCTGTTCGGCGGCGGCCTGCTGGTCGTACAGATGGCAGGAAAAACGCAACAGATTTTTCTCGATCGCGTCGAGGTGCAGATATTCCTCACCGACGATATTTCCGCGACCGACCCAGAGTGCGCGCAAGACACATGCGCGGCGCTACGTAGAGACCTGGAGTCGACCCCCTCAGTCGTGTCCGTGGAGTACCTGAATCGGGATGACGCGGTCAAGGACGCCACCGAGCGAGTCTTCAAGGACCAACCAGAGTTGGCACAGTTGGTGAGCCCGGACAGCTTCCCGGCGTCGTTCAAAGTCAAGTTGAGCGATCCCGAGCGGTTCGGTGTCATCAACGACAACTTTGCCGAACGTCCAGGAGTACAGAGCGTGCTCAACCAACGCGATCTGGTCGAGCGACTCTTCAGTGTGTTGAACGGAGTACGCAACGCGGCCTTCGCTATCGCCATCGTTCAGGCGATCGCCGCAGTTCTACTGATTGCCAACATGGTGCAGATTGCGGCTTTCACCAGGCGTACCGAGGTGGGCATCATGCGACTGGTCGGCGCAACACGGTGGTACACCCAGCTACCGTTCCTGCTCGAGGCCGTTGTCGCCGCGATCATCGGATCGGCACTCGCAATCGCAGGACTCTTCGGCGCCAAGAACATCTTCATAGACGACGTACTCGCCGACGTATACGAAGCCAACATTCTCGCCCGAATCTCCAACAGCGACGTGCTGCTGGTATCGCCGTTCCTGGCTCTCGTCGGAATCGGTATGGCGGCCGTGACTGCCTACATCACGCTGCGCC